One Triticum dicoccoides isolate Atlit2015 ecotype Zavitan chromosome 4B, WEW_v2.0, whole genome shotgun sequence genomic window carries:
- the LOC119292818 gene encoding uncharacterized protein LOC119292818 — protein sequence MAVAAARRRLWCGMRTAAATIASGEELYASLLSRLVAEPECRVKATMEEATSSVPHHDDAFWEPLAAALLRASYPAKAHLVSSSYPVFPVPIQL from the coding sequence ATGGCTGTCGCTGCCGCTCGTCGCCGCCTGTGGTGCGGGATGCGAACTGCAGCCGCCACCATCGCGTCAGGCGAGGAGCTGTACGCGTCCCTGCTCTCGCGCCTGGTGGCGGAGCCGGAGTGCCGCGTGAAGGCCACCATGGAGGAGGCGACCTCCTCGGTCCCGCACCACGACGACGCCTTCTGGGAGCCCCTTGCCGCGGCCCTCCTCCGCGCGTCCTACCCAGCCAAGGCGCACCTCGTGAGCTCCTCATACCCTGTATTTCCAGTTCCAATCCAACTGTGA